One window from the genome of Vicinamibacterales bacterium encodes:
- a CDS encoding DinB family protein, with the protein MALKDSILPEFDHEMGTTRRMLERVPEADLAWTPHQKSFPLGHLAGHLGNIPRWVEITLDGTSFDVAAAGDDARPRPPASVGALLETFDANVRKAREKIAEQTDASLLVPWTLKSGGQDVFTMPRIAVLRSFVMNHMIHHRGQLSVYLRLRDVPLPSVYGPTADEG; encoded by the coding sequence ATGGCACTCAAGGACAGCATCCTTCCGGAGTTCGACCACGAGATGGGCACGACGCGGCGGATGCTCGAACGCGTGCCCGAAGCGGACCTCGCCTGGACGCCTCATCAGAAGTCGTTTCCGCTCGGACACCTGGCCGGGCATCTCGGCAACATCCCGCGCTGGGTCGAGATCACGCTCGACGGCACGTCCTTCGACGTCGCCGCCGCCGGAGACGACGCGCGCCCCAGGCCGCCGGCGTCGGTCGGCGCGCTGCTCGAGACGTTCGACGCCAACGTCCGGAAGGCGAGGGAGAAGATTGCCGAGCAGACCGACGCGTCACTGCTCGTGCCCTGGACGCTGAAGAGCGGCGGCCAGGACGTGTTCACGATGCCGCGGATCGCCGTGCTGCGCAGCTTCGTCATGAATCACATGATCCATCATCGCGGCCAGCTCTCCGTGTATCTGCGGCTGCGCGACGTGCCGCTCCCCTCTGTCTACGGACCGACCGCTGACGAGGGATAA
- a CDS encoding LemA family protein — translation MKKALFAARLALVVWVAATLSGCSYNKFTTQEEAIKAAWAEVQNQLQRRSDLIPNLVETVKGYAAHEEGIYKEIADARSQLLAAKSPEETIEAANRQTSALGRLLAVVENYPNLKANEQFNRLMDELSGTENRLTVARMRYNERIQEYNAATRRFPGNVTAKMFSFKQYPYFEAPPSATAVPKVDFGKK, via the coding sequence ATGAAGAAAGCGTTGTTCGCCGCGCGCCTCGCACTGGTCGTCTGGGTCGCGGCGACGCTGTCGGGCTGCTCGTATAACAAGTTCACGACCCAGGAAGAGGCGATCAAGGCGGCCTGGGCGGAAGTCCAGAACCAGCTCCAGCGCCGCAGCGACTTGATTCCGAATCTTGTCGAGACGGTGAAGGGATATGCGGCGCACGAGGAGGGCATCTATAAAGAGATCGCCGACGCCCGGTCGCAGCTGCTCGCCGCGAAGTCGCCGGAGGAGACGATCGAGGCCGCCAACCGCCAGACGAGCGCTCTCGGCCGGCTGCTCGCGGTGGTCGAGAACTACCCGAACCTCAAGGCGAACGAGCAGTTCAACCGGCTGATGGACGAGCTGTCGGGCACGGAGAATCGCCTCACCGTGGCGCGGATGCGCTACAACGAGCGCATCCAGGAATACAACGCGGCCACGCGCCGGTTCCCGGGCAACGTCACCGCGAAGATGTTCAGCTTCAAGCAGTATCCGTACTTCGAGGCGCCCCCGTCGGCGACGGCAGTCCCGAAGGTCGACTTCGGAAAGAAGTAG
- a CDS encoding TPM domain-containing protein, whose product MSHPGGARQRLAAAVAVGVLLLAGAARAVAQPAPPALTDTVNDFARIVDASSRAELDRRIRAMRQATGDTLVVATVPTFKPYGSIDEYAVKMFENGGRGIGDKDKANGLLIVVAVQDRALRLEVGYGLEAIVPDGFAGEVRDIIRPYFRQEQYGAGLLAGTTALINRIAEKRGVTVPDVPADRPVRTGGGRGGFPFGLLFWIVMAIIFLINNNRPGRRRYWGGPWSGWTGGVGGFGGGGGFGGFGGGGGGGGGGGFGGFGGGGSGGGGASGGW is encoded by the coding sequence ATGTCGCATCCGGGCGGCGCGCGGCAGAGGCTCGCGGCCGCCGTCGCCGTCGGCGTTCTCCTCCTGGCAGGTGCGGCGCGCGCCGTCGCGCAGCCGGCGCCGCCGGCGCTCACCGACACAGTCAACGACTTCGCCCGAATCGTCGACGCGTCGAGCCGCGCCGAGCTCGATCGCCGCATCCGGGCCATGCGTCAAGCGACCGGCGACACTCTGGTCGTCGCAACCGTGCCCACGTTCAAGCCGTACGGCAGCATCGACGAGTACGCCGTCAAGATGTTCGAGAACGGCGGCCGTGGGATTGGCGACAAGGACAAAGCCAACGGCCTGCTGATCGTCGTCGCCGTCCAGGATCGCGCGCTCAGGCTCGAGGTCGGGTACGGGCTCGAGGCGATCGTTCCGGACGGCTTCGCCGGCGAGGTCCGCGACATCATCCGTCCGTACTTCAGGCAGGAGCAGTACGGCGCGGGCCTCCTGGCCGGCACGACCGCGCTCATCAACCGGATCGCCGAGAAGCGCGGGGTCACCGTCCCGGACGTGCCGGCCGATCGTCCGGTCCGGACCGGCGGCGGACGCGGCGGGTTTCCATTTGGGCTGCTCTTCTGGATCGTGATGGCGATCATCTTCCTGATCAACAACAACCGTCCGGGACGGCGCCGCTACTGGGGCGGCCCGTGGAGTGGCTGGACAGGCGGCGTCGGCGGTTTCGGTGGCGGTGGTGGCTTTGGCGGGTTTGGCGGCGGCGGGGGCGGGGGGGGCGGCGGCGGCTTCGGAGGGTTCGGTGGCGGCGGCTCGGGCGGCGGCGGCGCCTCGGGGGGCTGGTGA
- a CDS encoding gluconeogenesis factor YvcK family protein → MQFRTFNIGCFGGGTGLPSLLGGLKSNPWLLVHAVVTMFDSGGSSGVLRDELGVLPPGDVLKCALALARNEREARRVLLARLPALEHARLGGHTGGNLLLSMMQQYSGDFLAAVDGLRGLLGCDGRVWPVSIEQASVCAEYGDGLRTRGEAEVDAAHRFGSGVTRLWLEPGVQILPQAAQAIARFDAAVIGPGSFYTSLMPIFLVNGAADAIRRVRGPIVLVTNLLTEGRGMTGFTAADAVRVLGDTIGRPIDVVVVNTARPSAATLERYAQEDKAPLEPGDLPAACEVASGEFWCNEIARHDRRRLAQAVWAVLARRLL, encoded by the coding sequence ATGCAGTTCAGGACCTTCAACATCGGGTGCTTCGGCGGCGGAACAGGGCTGCCCAGCCTGCTCGGGGGGCTCAAGTCCAACCCGTGGCTGCTGGTCCACGCGGTGGTGACGATGTTCGACAGCGGGGGGAGCTCGGGTGTCCTGCGGGATGAGCTCGGCGTGCTGCCGCCCGGCGACGTGCTGAAGTGCGCGCTGGCGCTGGCGCGCAACGAGCGCGAGGCGCGGCGCGTCCTGCTGGCGCGGCTGCCGGCGCTCGAGCATGCGCGCCTCGGCGGACACACCGGCGGCAACCTGCTGCTCTCGATGATGCAGCAGTACAGCGGCGATTTCCTGGCCGCGGTCGACGGACTGCGGGGGTTGCTCGGCTGCGATGGACGCGTGTGGCCGGTGAGCATCGAGCAGGCGAGCGTCTGCGCGGAGTACGGCGACGGCCTGCGCACCCGCGGCGAGGCGGAGGTGGACGCGGCGCACCGCTTCGGGAGTGGCGTGACCCGGCTCTGGCTCGAGCCGGGCGTCCAGATCCTGCCGCAGGCGGCGCAGGCGATCGCCCGGTTCGACGCGGCGGTGATCGGGCCGGGCAGCTTCTACACCAGCTTGATGCCGATCTTTCTCGTCAACGGGGCCGCCGACGCCATCCGCCGCGTGCGCGGACCGATCGTGCTGGTCACGAACCTGCTGACCGAAGGCCGCGGCATGACCGGCTTCACCGCGGCGGACGCGGTGCGGGTGCTGGGCGACACCATCGGGCGCCCCATCGACGTCGTCGTCGTCAACACCGCGCGCCCGTCTGCCGCGACACTCGAACGCTACGCGCAGGAAGACAAGGCGCCACTCGAACCGGGCGATCTGCCGGCGGCTTGCGAGGTTGCGTCCGGCGAGTTCTGGTGCAACGAGATCGCGCGCCACGATCGACGCCGCCTGGCGCAGGCGGTCTGGGCGGTGCTGGCCCGCCGGTTGCTCTGA
- a CDS encoding ATP-binding cassette domain-containing protein has protein sequence MPLLHLQNASLAFGHLPLFERADLRIESGERIALIGRNGTGKSSLLKAIAGDMPLDAGTVWRQPALRVARLDQEVWQDGADRTVRDEVARGLESLAIREPDERWRHEQKVALVISRLSLPAERRVSELSGGWRRRTRLAQALVGEPDVLLLDEPTNHLDIDAIAWLEAFVAEYAGTVLFVTHDRAFLARLATRIVELDRGRLTSWPGSYPSYLEKKAAALDAEARDLDRLDKKLAQEEAWLRQGVKARRTRNEGRVRDLMKLRAERVARRDHLGAVRMAVDGSESSGRLVFEARDLVKRFGERTVIDRYTQRIVRGDRVGLIGANGSGKSTLLKLLVGELEPDAGEVRRGTRLQVAYFDQQREQLDPDATVMDTVNDGNTTVTVNGQPKHVLGYLGDFLFPKERAQSPVRSLSGGERNRLLLARLFAKPANVLVLDEPTNDLDIETLELLEELVGDFAGTVLLVSHDRVFLDRVATSTLAFEGEGRVIEYVGGYEDYLRQRRTGGAKGGAQGAGAKGAMGAGGAEGAGAKGAMGAKGAEGADTRRDRPRRLSYKQQRELEALPEQIAALEDEQSRLKAEVASPEFYKSPADHIHAVLARVDAGHAELDAALARWVELEAIGE, from the coding sequence GTGCCGCTGCTCCATCTTCAGAACGCGTCGCTGGCCTTCGGGCACCTGCCGCTCTTCGAGCGCGCCGATCTTCGGATCGAGTCGGGCGAGCGGATCGCGTTGATCGGACGCAATGGCACCGGGAAGTCGTCGCTGCTGAAGGCGATCGCCGGGGACATGCCGCTCGACGCCGGGACTGTCTGGCGCCAGCCGGCGCTGCGCGTCGCGCGACTCGATCAGGAAGTGTGGCAGGACGGCGCCGATCGCACCGTCCGCGACGAGGTTGCGCGCGGCCTCGAGTCGCTGGCGATTCGCGAGCCCGACGAACGCTGGCGCCACGAGCAGAAGGTGGCGCTCGTCATATCGCGTCTGTCGCTGCCGGCGGAGCGCCGGGTTTCCGAGCTGTCGGGCGGCTGGCGCCGCCGGACGCGGCTCGCCCAGGCGCTGGTCGGCGAACCGGATGTGCTGCTCCTCGACGAACCGACCAATCATCTCGACATCGACGCCATCGCGTGGCTCGAAGCGTTCGTGGCGGAGTACGCCGGCACCGTGCTCTTCGTCACGCACGATCGGGCGTTCCTGGCGCGCCTGGCGACCCGAATCGTCGAGCTCGATCGCGGGCGCCTGACCTCGTGGCCGGGATCGTATCCGTCGTATCTGGAGAAGAAGGCCGCGGCGCTCGACGCGGAGGCGCGCGATCTCGATCGGCTCGACAAGAAGCTCGCGCAGGAAGAAGCGTGGCTGCGGCAGGGCGTGAAGGCGCGCCGGACGCGCAACGAAGGGCGCGTCCGCGACCTGATGAAGCTGCGTGCCGAGCGGGTGGCGCGGCGCGATCACCTCGGCGCCGTCCGGATGGCCGTGGACGGCTCGGAGTCCTCCGGACGCCTCGTCTTCGAGGCGCGCGACCTCGTCAAGCGATTCGGCGAGCGTACCGTCATCGATCGTTACACGCAGCGGATCGTGCGCGGCGACCGCGTCGGATTGATCGGCGCGAACGGTTCTGGCAAGTCGACCCTGCTGAAGCTGCTGGTGGGCGAGCTCGAGCCCGACGCCGGCGAGGTGCGCCGCGGCACCCGCCTGCAGGTCGCCTATTTCGATCAGCAGCGCGAGCAGCTCGACCCCGATGCGACCGTCATGGACACCGTCAACGACGGCAACACGACCGTCACCGTCAACGGCCAGCCGAAGCACGTGCTCGGCTATCTAGGCGACTTTCTCTTCCCCAAGGAGCGCGCGCAGTCGCCGGTGCGATCGCTGTCCGGCGGCGAGCGCAACCGCCTGCTGCTGGCCCGCCTGTTCGCGAAGCCCGCCAACGTGCTCGTGCTCGACGAGCCGACCAACGATCTCGACATCGAAACGCTGGAGCTGCTCGAGGAGCTGGTCGGCGACTTCGCTGGAACCGTCCTGCTGGTGTCGCACGATCGGGTGTTTCTCGATCGAGTGGCGACCAGCACGCTGGCGTTCGAAGGGGAGGGACGCGTCATCGAGTACGTCGGGGGGTATGAGGACTATTTGAGACAGCGCCGTACGGGCGGTGCCAAGGGGGGTGCTCAAGGTGCTGGTGCCAAGGGTGCTATGGGTGCCGGGGGTGCTGAAGGTGCTGGTGCCAAGGGTGCTATGGGTGCCAAAGGTGCCGAGGGTGCCGACACGCGACGCGACCGGCCGCGGCGTCTGTCCTACAAGCAACAGCGCGAGCTCGAGGCCCTGCCGGAACAGATCGCCGCGCTCGAGGACGAGCAGTCGCGGCTGAAGGCCGAAGTGGCGTCACCGGAGTTCTACAAGTCGCCGGCGGATCACATCCACGCCGTCCTCGCGCGCGTCGACGCCGGGCACGCCGAGCTCGACGCGGCGCTGGCCCGCTGGGTGGAGCTGGAGGCGATCGGCGAGTAG
- a CDS encoding DNA polymerase ligase N-terminal domain-containing protein codes for MVLEKYKQKRNFTSTPEPSGDVRLAGERAQKSPQDGLFFCVQKHLASHLHYDFRLEYKGVLLSWAVPKGPSLDPKTKRLAMHVEDHPIEYGTFEGVIPDGYGAGIVMLWDQGTWRPEVEDVDAALKKGDLKLTLDGYKLKGSWVLVRTGGRYPGGSGDRSWLLIKHKDEWAGDVDIATFAPLSVKSEGDFADILAGGNPDIWTSNRPAQGGETGAMFEKIIARALELTKNTKDTTGTKKPKRPKEPSTRRAPAKKPAAKKPTGKKTR; via the coding sequence ATGGTCCTCGAGAAGTACAAGCAGAAGCGGAACTTCACCTCGACGCCCGAACCCTCCGGCGACGTCCGGCTCGCCGGCGAGCGCGCGCAGAAATCGCCGCAGGACGGCCTGTTCTTCTGCGTGCAGAAGCACCTGGCGAGCCATCTCCACTACGATTTCCGGCTCGAATACAAGGGCGTGCTCCTCTCCTGGGCGGTGCCGAAGGGCCCGTCGCTCGATCCGAAGACGAAGCGCCTGGCGATGCACGTCGAAGACCATCCGATCGAGTACGGCACCTTCGAGGGGGTCATCCCGGACGGCTACGGCGCCGGCATCGTCATGCTCTGGGATCAGGGCACGTGGCGGCCGGAAGTGGAAGACGTCGACGCCGCCCTCAAGAAGGGAGACCTCAAGCTCACGCTCGACGGCTACAAGCTCAAGGGATCGTGGGTGCTCGTGCGCACCGGCGGCCGTTACCCTGGCGGGAGCGGCGATCGTTCGTGGCTACTCATCAAGCACAAAGACGAATGGGCCGGCGACGTCGACATCGCCACCTTCGCACCGCTCAGCGTCAAGAGCGAAGGAGATTTCGCCGACATCCTCGCCGGCGGCAACCCCGACATCTGGACGTCGAACCGTCCCGCCCAGGGCGGCGAAACCGGCGCGATGTTCGAAAAGATCATCGCCCGCGCACTGGAGCTCACGAAGAACACGAAGGACACGACGGGCACGAAGAAGCCGAAGCGACCGAAGGAGCCGTCAACCAGAAGGGCGCCAGCGAAAAAGCCTGCGGCGAAGAAGCCAACGGGGAAGAAGACGCGATGA
- a CDS encoding peptide MFS transporter codes for MTSDVDSGFFGHPRGLSTLFFTEMWERFSYYGMRAFLILYMVAPGASGGLGFSDASAASIYGTYTGSAWAASILGGLIADRLLGQYRTVLLGGIVIAAGHFTLAFHALPFFYTGLAFIAFGTGCLKPNVSTLVGSLYPQGDSRRDAGFSIFYMGINLGALFGPLIAGYLAQRVGWHIGFACAGVGMTAGLIQYVLGRHKLEAGIARLGRPSTVATADTAAAQRTEARGGLSREEWKRIGAIVIFFMAASLFWGGYEQAGSTLNLFADRYTRLSILGVSFPSSWFQSVQPVFVIVLSPLFGWLWLRLGSREPSVPAKFALGLLFMSLSFLVLIPAGAIASGQGVRVSPMWLVVAFFVSEIGELCVSPIGLSAVTKLAPLRIVGLMMGVWFLSNAFGNKLAGWAAGFFSSMPLNQLFTITTAVLLGAAVVMFLAVKPAKRLMGDVR; via the coding sequence ATGACGAGCGACGTCGACAGCGGCTTCTTCGGCCATCCGCGCGGTCTCTCGACGCTCTTCTTCACCGAGATGTGGGAGCGCTTCAGCTACTACGGGATGCGCGCGTTCCTCATCCTCTACATGGTCGCGCCGGGGGCCAGCGGCGGGCTCGGCTTCAGCGACGCGAGCGCGGCATCGATCTACGGCACCTACACGGGAAGCGCGTGGGCGGCGTCGATTCTCGGCGGCCTCATTGCCGATCGCCTCCTGGGCCAGTACCGCACCGTGCTGCTGGGCGGCATCGTCATCGCCGCCGGGCACTTCACGCTCGCGTTCCACGCGCTCCCCTTCTTCTATACCGGGCTCGCCTTCATCGCATTCGGCACCGGCTGCCTGAAGCCGAACGTGAGCACACTCGTCGGTTCGCTTTACCCGCAGGGGGACAGCCGCCGCGACGCCGGATTCTCGATCTTCTACATGGGGATCAACCTCGGCGCGCTGTTTGGTCCGCTCATCGCCGGTTACCTGGCGCAGCGGGTCGGCTGGCACATCGGGTTCGCCTGCGCCGGCGTCGGGATGACGGCGGGGCTGATCCAGTACGTGCTCGGGCGGCACAAGCTGGAGGCGGGGATCGCCCGGCTCGGCCGGCCGTCGACGGTGGCGACGGCCGACACCGCGGCGGCACAGCGCACCGAGGCTCGCGGCGGCCTGAGCCGCGAGGAGTGGAAGCGCATCGGCGCGATCGTCATCTTCTTCATGGCGGCGTCGCTCTTCTGGGGCGGCTACGAGCAGGCCGGCTCGACGCTCAACCTGTTTGCCGATCGGTACACGCGGCTGTCGATCCTGGGCGTCTCGTTCCCCTCGTCGTGGTTCCAGTCCGTCCAGCCGGTGTTCGTGATCGTGCTGTCGCCGCTCTTCGGCTGGCTCTGGCTGCGGCTGGGATCGCGCGAACCGTCGGTGCCGGCGAAGTTCGCGCTCGGCCTGCTCTTCATGAGTCTGTCGTTCCTCGTGCTGATTCCGGCCGGCGCGATCGCGAGCGGACAGGGCGTCCGCGTCAGCCCGATGTGGCTGGTCGTGGCGTTTTTCGTGTCGGAGATTGGCGAACTCTGTGTGAGTCCGATCGGCCTGAGCGCGGTGACCAAGCTCGCGCCCCTGCGGATCGTCGGGCTGATGATGGGCGTGTGGTTCCTCTCGAACGCCTTCGGCAACAAGCTGGCGGGCTGGGCGGCGGGCTTCTTCAGCTCGATGCCGCTCAACCAGCTCTTCACGATTACGACCGCGGTGCTGCTCGGGGCGGCGGTCGTCATGTTCCTCGCCGTGAAGCCCGCGAAGCGGCTGATGGGAGACGTCCGCTGA
- a CDS encoding CUAEP/CCAEP-tail radical SAM protein, whose protein sequence is MRVVLISTYDLGRQPFGLASAAACLRGDGHDVSCVDVSRGAFSGEAAAGADLIAFFLPMHTATRLALPLMDRVREINPSARLAAYGLYAPLNAGLLREHGIDVVLGPEFEDDLLQLAGGGPLAAGSPAKGVGRVRFLTPDRAGLPPLSRYASLQIGSARKVVGYTEATRGCKHRCRHCPIVPVYDGRFRAVPAGIVLADIRAQVAAGAEHITFGDPDFLNGPAHARAIVTALAEEFPRLTYDATIKVEHLRRHDDLLPVLVSTGCALVTTAVESFDDQVLERLQKGHTFAEFEAVVARCSALGLPLSPTFVAFTPWTSIDGYLEMLRAIARLDLVPAVAAIQYAIRLLVPEGSLMLELPEMRHLVERFDSRSLTHVWRHSDPRVDALQREAERLVGARLNAPRAEVFARLWALAHDAVGRPAPDLPLLPSRATVPYLNEPWYC, encoded by the coding sequence TTGCGCGTCGTCCTCATCAGCACCTACGATCTTGGCCGCCAGCCCTTCGGACTGGCGTCGGCGGCCGCCTGTCTTCGGGGCGACGGGCACGACGTGTCGTGCGTCGACGTCAGCCGGGGCGCGTTCAGTGGAGAGGCAGCCGCGGGCGCCGATCTGATCGCGTTCTTCCTCCCGATGCACACGGCGACGAGGCTCGCGCTGCCCCTGATGGATCGGGTGCGCGAGATCAACCCGTCCGCCCGGCTGGCGGCATATGGCCTCTACGCGCCGCTCAACGCGGGGTTGCTGCGCGAGCATGGCATCGACGTCGTGCTCGGCCCCGAGTTCGAGGACGATCTGCTCCAGCTCGCGGGCGGCGGCCCGCTGGCGGCGGGCTCGCCGGCGAAGGGCGTCGGCCGTGTTCGATTCCTCACACCCGACCGGGCCGGGCTGCCGCCGCTCTCCCGCTATGCGTCGCTGCAGATAGGTAGCGCGCGCAAGGTGGTGGGATACACCGAGGCCACGCGCGGCTGCAAGCATCGCTGCCGCCACTGTCCGATCGTGCCGGTGTACGACGGACGGTTTCGCGCCGTGCCGGCCGGGATCGTGCTGGCCGACATCCGTGCGCAGGTCGCCGCCGGCGCCGAACACATCACCTTCGGCGATCCCGACTTCCTCAACGGTCCGGCGCACGCCCGCGCCATCGTCACCGCGCTCGCGGAGGAGTTTCCGCGGCTCACCTACGACGCCACCATCAAGGTCGAGCATCTGCGGCGCCATGACGACCTGCTTCCCGTGCTCGTGTCGACGGGCTGCGCGCTGGTGACGACGGCGGTTGAATCGTTCGACGACCAGGTGCTCGAGCGGCTGCAGAAGGGCCATACCTTCGCCGAGTTCGAAGCCGTCGTGGCGCGGTGCTCGGCGCTGGGGCTGCCGCTGTCGCCGACCTTCGTCGCCTTCACGCCGTGGACGTCGATCGACGGGTACCTCGAGATGCTGCGCGCGATTGCGCGGCTCGATCTCGTGCCGGCGGTCGCCGCGATCCAGTACGCCATCCGGCTGCTCGTGCCGGAGGGGTCGCTGATGCTCGAGCTGCCGGAGATGCGGCATCTCGTCGAGCGGTTCGACAGCCGATCGCTGACCCACGTGTGGCGGCACTCCGATCCGCGCGTCGACGCGCTGCAGCGCGAGGCCGAGCGGCTCGTCGGGGCGCGACTGAACGCGCCGCGCGCCGAGGTGTTCGCGCGCCTGTGGGCGCTGGCACACGACGCGGTGGGACGCCCGGCGCCCGACCTGCCGCTGCTGCCGTCGCGCGCGACCGTTCCGTATCTCAACGAGCCCTGGTACTGTTGA
- a CDS encoding ATP-grasp domain-containing protein, whose translation MTIPRVLLVSHTTGYQLRAFNDAAEQLGIEIVFATDRCHRLEDPWQDRAVAVRFHEPAAAVAAIVARAASAPIDGVLAVGDRPVPLAARAAAALGLPWHSVAGADASTDKRRSRSTLAAAGLPAPRFGVLPATAAIPSSELRPPYVLKPVGLSGSRGVIRADSAEQCVAAFERIRALLARPAIRAARAGLEDEILVEEYIDGAEFAVEGVMTHGRLLTLALFDKPDPLTGPFFEETIYATPSVQPAEVQGRIVEHVRRAATALGLRHGPVHAECRVTPAGDVYVLEVAARPIGGLCARVLRFSDGARLETVLLRHAIGGDVSATRRDTSGAAVMMIPIPARGMLRGISGEEAARGVPGVTEVTITAKIGQLLEPLPEAGSYLGFIFASGDTARAAEAAVREAHRRMVFAITPEIAVAAAAELAAGERRPAG comes from the coding sequence ATGACGATCCCTCGAGTGCTGCTCGTCTCGCACACGACCGGATATCAGTTGCGGGCGTTCAACGACGCCGCCGAGCAGCTCGGGATCGAGATCGTCTTCGCGACCGATCGCTGTCATCGCCTCGAGGATCCCTGGCAGGACCGCGCCGTCGCGGTCCGCTTCCACGAGCCCGCCGCCGCCGTGGCGGCGATTGTCGCGCGGGCGGCGTCCGCGCCGATCGACGGCGTGCTGGCGGTCGGCGATCGGCCGGTGCCGCTGGCCGCGCGGGCGGCGGCGGCGCTCGGGCTGCCGTGGCATTCGGTGGCCGGCGCCGATGCCAGCACCGACAAGCGCCGCTCGCGGTCGACGCTCGCCGCCGCCGGCCTTCCGGCGCCGCGCTTTGGCGTCCTCCCGGCGACGGCGGCCATCCCGTCCTCCGAGCTCCGTCCTCCGTATGTGCTGAAGCCGGTGGGCCTGTCCGGCAGTCGCGGAGTGATCCGCGCCGACAGCGCCGAGCAGTGTGTCGCGGCGTTCGAGCGGATACGCGCGCTGCTCGCGCGTCCGGCGATCCGGGCGGCCCGCGCCGGGCTCGAGGACGAGATCCTGGTGGAGGAATACATCGACGGCGCCGAGTTCGCCGTAGAGGGCGTGATGACGCACGGCCGGCTGCTGACGCTGGCGCTCTTCGACAAACCGGACCCGCTCACCGGTCCGTTTTTCGAGGAGACGATTTACGCCACGCCGTCGGTACAGCCCGCCGAGGTCCAGGGGCGGATCGTCGAGCACGTGCGGCGCGCGGCGACGGCGCTCGGACTGCGCCATGGGCCGGTGCACGCCGAGTGCCGTGTGACGCCGGCCGGAGACGTGTACGTGCTGGAAGTGGCGGCGAGGCCGATTGGAGGACTATGCGCCCGCGTCCTCCGCTTCTCGGACGGTGCCCGATTGGAGACGGTGCTGCTGCGTCACGCGATCGGAGGAGACGTCAGCGCGACCCGACGGGACACGAGCGGGGCTGCAGTGATGATGATCCCGATTCCGGCGCGCGGCATGCTGCGCGGGATCAGCGGCGAGGAGGCGGCGCGCGGGGTGCCGGGCGTGACTGAGGTCACCATCACGGCGAAAATCGGCCAGCTGCTCGAACCGCTGCCCGAGGCCGGCAGCTATCTGGGGTTCATCTTCGCCAGCGGCGATACCGCACGCGCCGCCGAGGCGGCCGTCCGTGAAGCCCATCGCCGCATGGTGTTCGCCATCACTCCGGAAATCGCCGTCGCCGCTGCGGCAGAGTTGGCCGCCGGTGAGCGGCGGCCCGCCGGCTAG
- a CDS encoding oxidative damage protection protein, which translates to MPRTVFCQKLQRDAPGLEFAPWPGELGQRIYDHISADAWKMWEERMKMILNEYRLMPWQKEAQQLVAKHMEDFFFGEGAALPPGFVPPAQGKN; encoded by the coding sequence ATGCCTCGCACCGTGTTCTGTCAGAAACTCCAGCGCGACGCGCCCGGGCTCGAATTCGCCCCCTGGCCCGGCGAGCTTGGGCAGCGCATCTACGACCACATTTCGGCAGATGCCTGGAAGATGTGGGAAGAGCGCATGAAGATGATCCTCAATGAGTACCGGCTGATGCCGTGGCAGAAGGAGGCTCAGCAGCTGGTCGCCAAGCACATGGAGGACTTCTTTTTCGGCGAGGGAGCGGCGCTGCCGCCGGGCTTCGTACCGCCCGCACAGGGAAAAAACTAG
- a CDS encoding KGG domain-containing protein produces MNNGERKERRGFASMSPEKQREIASKGGRAAHQKGSAHEWTSDEARNAGRKGGQISRGGRGRLVETPDAVTGIAPEAIGE; encoded by the coding sequence ATGAACAACGGAGAACGCAAGGAACGCCGCGGTTTCGCGTCGATGTCCCCGGAGAAGCAGCGCGAGATCGCCAGCAAGGGCGGGCGCGCAGCGCACCAGAAGGGCAGCGCCCACGAGTGGACCTCCGACGAAGCTCGCAACGCCGGCCGCAAAGGCGGCCAGATCAGCCGTGGAGGGCGCGGACGTCTCGTCGAGACGCCGGACGCCGTCACCGGTATCGCGCCGGAAGCGATCGGGGAGTAA